The proteins below are encoded in one region of Patescibacteria group bacterium:
- the mltG gene encoding endolytic transglycosylase MltG: MPVKAIIIGYLIFAVLAVFLYFNWQAMAPKAKNLEPQAFVLENGQGVKEIAAQLKNAGLIKNDTLFKTLVFLMNAKNSFWPGKYYLSPDMDVIKVIKTLTARQGPDEVSATIIEGWSNKEIAAYLEKLNLVSQKDFLAALANDQDKFRTRYSWLDDVPKSINLEGFLFPDTYRFYKETTADDIIDKMLANFDQKITPDIITAINKNHRTLFQTITMASLVEKEASDDVERRLIADVFWRRLENKIALQSCASVNYVLGETKKRLSIADTQTKSPYNTYLNRGLPPGPIDNPGLSSIKAAVYPLSNDYWFFLAADNGKTIFSKTLEEHNQNKKVYLK, from the coding sequence ATGCCCGTTAAGGCTATAATTATTGGTTATCTTATTTTTGCTGTTTTAGCTGTTTTTTTATATTTTAATTGGCAGGCCATGGCGCCCAAAGCAAAAAACCTGGAGCCGCAAGCTTTTGTTTTAGAAAATGGACAGGGCGTAAAAGAAATCGCTGCGCAATTAAAAAATGCTGGTTTGATAAAAAATGATACCTTATTTAAAACGCTCGTGTTTTTAATGAATGCTAAAAATTCTTTCTGGCCAGGAAAATATTATTTAAGTCCGGATATGGACGTAATCAAGGTAATTAAAACCCTAACGGCCAGACAGGGACCAGACGAAGTGAGTGCTACAATTATTGAAGGATGGAGCAATAAAGAAATTGCCGCTTATTTAGAAAAACTAAACTTAGTTTCTCAGAAAGACTTCCTGGCAGCTTTGGCTAACGATCAGGATAAATTTAGAACCAGGTATTCTTGGTTAGATGACGTTCCGAAATCAATTAATTTAGAAGGATTCTTATTTCCCGACACTTATCGTTTTTATAAAGAGACAACAGCCGACGATATAATTGATAAAATGTTGGCTAATTTTGATCAAAAAATTACTCCCGACATAATTACCGCGATTAATAAAAACCATCGTACGTTATTTCAGACAATCACCATGGCCAGTTTGGTTGAGAAAGAAGCATCGGATGACGTAGAAAGAAGGTTAATCGCCGACGTTTTCTGGCGCCGGTTAGAAAACAAAATAGCCCTGCAATCTTGCGCTAGCGTTAATTATGTTTTAGGCGAAACCAAAAAAAGATTATCCATTGCCGATACGCAAACCAAGTCTCCCTATAATACTTATTTAAATCGGGGTTTGCCGCCCGGGCCGATCGACAATCCAGGCCTGTCTTCAATTAAAGCGGCTGTTTATCCACTATCCAATGATTATTGGTTTTTTTTGGCAGCGGATAATGGTAAAACTATTTTTAGTAAAACACTGGAAGAGCACAATCAAAATAAAAAAGTATATTTAAAATAA
- a CDS encoding anaerobic ribonucleoside-triphosphate reductase produces the protein MNKSEKSTENLSRTRCEVYSRVVGYLRPVQQWNKGKKEEFRQRQTFKAKI, from the coding sequence ATGAATAAATCCGAAAAATCAACCGAAAATTTATCCCGCACGCGTTGTGAAGTTTATTCTCGCGTGGTTGGCTATTTAAGGCCTGTTCAACAATGGAACAAAGGCAAGAAAGAGGAATTTCGACAAAGACAGACCTTTAAGGCTAAGATTTAA
- the rfbD gene encoding dTDP-4-dehydrorhamnose reductase — MKILILGAKGLLGHDLMAVFKNYRPIGYDIENINLIQRNKIFEEISRLKPDLVLNAAGYTDVDCAEKELNMAKLINGIAVDYLAEICSKLNIILVHFSTDYVFSGRQKTGYLEKYFDHQPVNAYGRSKLLGEVAIKKWANKGLKYYLVRSAWLFGPFSHSHQHKNFVDTILRLAKEKDEIKVVNDQFGCPTYSLDLAKAVERLIIEKHPFGIYHLINDGFASWCDFAKKIVQIAEEKTKIIPCSSKEYPRPAKRPKYSILLNTKCFKLRKWEEALKDYLKIKNTIL; from the coding sequence ATGAAAATTTTAATCCTTGGAGCCAAGGGGCTTTTAGGTCACGACCTAATGGCCGTGTTTAAAAATTATCGGCCGATTGGCTACGATATTGAAAATATTAATTTGATCCAGCGGAATAAAATATTCGAAGAAATAAGCCGCTTAAAACCAGACTTAGTCTTGAATGCCGCTGGCTATACTGACGTTGATTGCGCCGAAAAAGAGTTAAACATGGCAAAATTAATTAATGGTATTGCTGTTGATTATCTTGCCGAAATATGTTCCAAGCTTAATATCATTTTAGTTCATTTTAGTACCGATTACGTATTTTCTGGGCGGCAAAAAACCGGTTATTTAGAAAAATATTTTGATCATCAGCCGGTTAATGCTTATGGCCGTTCCAAATTGCTTGGAGAAGTTGCCATTAAAAAATGGGCCAACAAAGGATTAAAATATTATTTAGTTAGAAGTGCTTGGCTCTTCGGTCCGTTTAGTCATTCTCATCAGCATAAAAATTTTGTTGATACTATTTTAAGGTTAGCTAAAGAAAAAGACGAAATTAAGGTGGTTAATGATCAATTTGGCTGCCCGACTTATAGTTTAGACTTAGCAAAGGCAGTCGAGAGGTTAATCATAGAAAAACACCCTTTCGGTATTTATCATTTAATCAATGATGGATTTGCCAGCTGGTGCGATTTTGCCAAAAAAATAGTCCAAATCGCCGAAGAAAAAACAAAGATCATTCCTTGCTCAAGTAAAGAATATCCGCGCCCAGCCAAGCGACCAAAATATTCGATTTTACTCAACACCAAATGCTTCAAATTAAGAAAATGGGAGGAAGCCCTAAAAGACTATTTAAAAATTAAAAATACTATCTTATGA
- a CDS encoding GtrA family protein gives MMFKNLYNSAVSRVRNNFWFEKYPWTKQFIKFSIAGGVCAIIDFLVYIILTRLSPFWAQRAGWANFLAISLASTVNFVWNKKWTFHSNQPNLLAQYIKFWVVVILGIVVYQWIFVFSIKQFHFFDLLGKAIAAAIVWILRFIFNKFWSFK, from the coding sequence ATGATGTTTAAAAATTTATACAACTCGGCGGTTAGCAGGGTAAGGAATAATTTTTGGTTCGAAAAATATCCATGGACAAAGCAGTTTATTAAATTTTCTATCGCTGGCGGAGTTTGCGCGATTATAGACTTTTTAGTCTATATAATTTTAACCAGACTTTCTCCCTTTTGGGCTCAACGTGCAGGTTGGGCTAATTTTTTGGCGATTTCCTTGGCTTCGACTGTTAATTTCGTTTGGAATAAGAAGTGGACCTTTCATAGCAATCAACCGAATCTACTTGCGCAATATATAAAATTTTGGGTAGTAGTTATTTTAGGCATAGTCGTTTATCAGTGGATTTTTGTTTTTTCAATTAAACAATTCCATTTTTTCGATCTTTTAGGAAAGGCTATCGCGGCCGCTATCGTCTGGATTTTAAGATTTATATTTAATAAATTTTGGAGTTTTAAGTAA
- a CDS encoding dTDP-4-dehydrorhamnose 3,5-epimerase family protein → MIQGVQLKKINANFDDRGFLCEVFKDSEISPNQIKQTTYTETLPGVIKAFHWHKKQRDYWFVAGGLAQVVLYDLRQDSSTKGQIDVFYLGEKNLALLIIPPGVAHGYRVLGNKPACLFYHTSEVYNPQQPDEERISFDDPQINFNWQTKNR, encoded by the coding sequence ATGATTCAAGGAGTTCAATTAAAAAAAATTAACGCCAATTTCGATGATCGGGGTTTTTTGTGTGAAGTTTTTAAAGATTCAGAGATTAGCCCCAACCAGATCAAGCAGACTACTTATACGGAAACTTTGCCCGGAGTTATCAAGGCTTTTCATTGGCACAAAAAACAACGGGACTACTGGTTTGTAGCGGGAGGCTTAGCCCAGGTTGTTTTATATGATTTACGTCAAGATTCTTCGACTAAAGGGCAAATAGATGTTTTTTACTTGGGCGAGAAAAATTTAGCCCTATTAATTATTCCGCCAGGAGTGGCGCATGGTTACCGAGTTTTGGGCAATAAACCGGCTTGCTTATTTTATCATACCAGCGAAGTATATAATCCTCAGCAGCCGGACGAAGAAAGAATATCTTTTGATGATCCACAAATTAATTTTAATTGGCAGACAAAAAATCGTTAA
- a CDS encoding S8 family serine peptidase, whose protein sequence is MKNKLSKIKFIVFGLSIIAASFNFSNFNLKAQAPSLNYAPDELLIKLKKQDTIYKVHYSGAVDILAQQKSVAQMSDVEAVELNYYFISAYIPSDTYFSEEWYLNKIQAPQAWDIVRGGFEDVTIAVLDTGVDIDNPDLKDNIWVNKKEIPGNGIDDDKNGYVDDYYGWDFVKNTSDPRPKFEDIFTAGAINHGTIVAGTAAAMGDNGQGVAGITWKSKIMPLRVLNGQGVGSIDAVIAAVNYAKNSGAKIINLSFVGTSPSDFLAQALKQAWREGVFIVAAAGNEATGQTENLNNVPSYPVCLDANDTDNYIIGVGATDQFDRKASFSNYGSNCVDIMAPGSRIFSTLAYNPNLPDYKDRFGGYWSGTSVATPLVSGAAALIKSLNPLLTNQQVRDIILTQADDISYINPDYGNGLGRGRLNLYRAVDYEYSQLAEAPQTRYIVTAAGPGGGPHVRVMKSNGLPVSGFMAYDSKFRGGVKIATGDVDGDNQEEIITVPATLGSAQVKIFDINGNIKGSFLAIKNYNKGLNLASCDLDGDQLFEIIASPNGRADPYIYIFNGQGRLQLKFLAYSPRIFRGEVRVGCGDVDGDGESEIVTALGSGGSPQIKIFSPTGQLKVQWYAFLQKFTGGVNVAVGDVNGDGRAEIVTSIASKASPYIRVFDYFGFLQTQFLAYDANNFYGVTLAVNDLNEDNVSEIITGVGKGSQPHVRLFDYLGVSQGGFFAYDKKFLGGIFLATIKGK, encoded by the coding sequence ATGAAAAATAAATTATCAAAAATAAAATTCATTGTTTTTGGCCTTAGTATAATCGCGGCTAGTTTTAATTTTTCCAATTTTAATTTAAAAGCCCAGGCCCCGTCTCTAAATTATGCCCCTGACGAATTACTAATTAAATTAAAGAAACAAGATACTATTTATAAAGTTCATTATTCCGGCGCTGTTGATATTTTGGCGCAGCAAAAATCAGTTGCCCAAATGTCCGATGTTGAAGCAGTTGAATTAAATTATTATTTTATTTCGGCTTATATTCCCAGTGATACCTATTTTTCCGAAGAGTGGTATTTAAACAAAATTCAAGCGCCGCAAGCTTGGGATATTGTTCGCGGTGGATTTGAAGATGTGACTATTGCCGTTTTAGATACAGGAGTAGATATTGATAACCCTGACTTAAAAGATAATATTTGGGTTAATAAAAAAGAAATACCCGGTAACGGGATTGATGATGATAAAAATGGTTACGTGGATGATTATTATGGCTGGGATTTCGTAAAAAACACCTCCGATCCGCGACCTAAGTTTGAAGACATTTTTACCGCTGGTGCGATTAATCATGGAACTATTGTGGCCGGAACTGCGGCGGCTATGGGTGATAACGGGCAAGGAGTTGCCGGTATAACCTGGAAATCTAAAATTATGCCTTTAAGAGTTTTAAACGGTCAAGGAGTTGGCTCTATTGATGCGGTTATTGCCGCGGTTAATTATGCTAAGAATAGTGGAGCTAAGATAATTAATCTAAGTTTTGTCGGGACGAGCCCAAGTGATTTTTTAGCTCAGGCACTTAAACAAGCCTGGAGAGAGGGGGTGTTTATTGTCGCGGCCGCTGGAAACGAAGCAACGGGCCAAACTGAAAATCTAAACAATGTTCCCTCATATCCGGTTTGTTTAGACGCCAACGATACAGATAATTACATTATCGGCGTGGGAGCTACTGATCAGTTTGATCGTAAGGCTAGTTTTTCCAATTATGGTTCGAATTGCGTTGACATCATGGCGCCGGGCAGTAGAATTTTTAGTACTTTGGCTTATAATCCTAATTTGCCAGATTATAAAGATCGTTTTGGTGGTTATTGGTCTGGGACTTCAGTGGCCACTCCGCTGGTTTCTGGTGCGGCGGCTTTAATTAAATCACTTAATCCCTTGTTAACCAATCAGCAAGTCAGGGATATTATTTTAACGCAAGCAGATGATATTTCTTATATTAATCCCGATTATGGAAACGGCTTGGGTCGCGGACGATTAAATCTTTACCGCGCCGTTGATTACGAGTATTCGCAATTAGCCGAAGCGCCGCAAACTAGATATATTGTGACAGCCGCTGGCCCGGGTGGCGGGCCCCATGTTCGCGTTATGAAATCCAATGGCTTGCCTGTTAGCGGATTTATGGCTTATGATTCCAAATTTCGCGGTGGCGTGAAGATAGCTACTGGTGACGTTGATGGCGATAATCAAGAAGAAATTATAACTGTGCCTGCCACTTTGGGTTCGGCCCAAGTAAAAATATTCGACATTAACGGTAACATAAAGGGCAGTTTTTTGGCGATTAAAAATTATAATAAAGGATTAAATTTGGCAAGTTGTGATTTAGATGGCGATCAGCTTTTTGAAATAATCGCTAGTCCGAACGGTCGTGCCGATCCGTATATTTATATCTTCAATGGTCAGGGCCGATTACAATTAAAATTTTTAGCTTATAGCCCCAGGATTTTCCGAGGAGAAGTAAGGGTTGGCTGCGGCGATGTCGATGGTGATGGAGAAAGCGAAATCGTTACCGCCTTGGGTTCCGGCGGTTCGCCGCAAATAAAAATTTTTAGCCCCACCGGACAACTTAAAGTCCAGTGGTATGCCTTTTTGCAAAAGTTTACCGGTGGAGTTAATGTGGCCGTGGGAGATGTTAATGGTGATGGTCGAGCGGAAATAGTCACGAGCATTGCCTCCAAGGCCAGTCCTTATATTAGGGTTTTTGATTACTTCGGTTTTTTACAAACTCAGTTTTTAGCTTATGACGCGAACAATTTTTACGGCGTAACTTTGGCGGTTAATGATTTAAACGAGGACAATGTTTCAGAAATAATCACTGGCGTAGGCAAGGGATCTCAGCCACACGTAAGATTATTTGATTATTTAGGCGTCAGTCAAGGCGGATTTTTTGCTTATGACAAAAAGTTTTTGGGCGGCATATTTTTGGCGACCATTAAAGGAAAATGA
- a CDS encoding ribonucleoside triphosphate reductase, whose translation MPKTAKTKIANIKKRDGQLVAFDQSKITNAIYRAVTAVEGEDGKLSKKLSKQVVEILNRRFKKTIPSVEDIQDIVEEVLILSDLVEIARAYILYREQRRKIRESNLATQETVSSVDQYLEELDWEVHENANMAYSLQGLNHYVTTSVIKQYWLNKFYPKEIREAAKGGDFHIHNLDCLGPYCMGWDLYDFLVRGFGGVVGKIETKPAKHLRTALGHLVNLFYTLQGESAGAQAVSSFDTLLAPFIRFDNLDYKGIKQAVQEFLFNCSVPTRVGFQTPFTNISLDIKSPSNLANTPVIIGGKPQKETYGEFQEEMNMLNKALFECMTEGDAKKRVFTFPIPTISIGKDFNWEDPALDTMWEATAKYGINYFSNFIQSDMKPEDVRSMCCRLRLDKRELYKRGGGLFGANPLTGSMGVVTLNLPRIGYLSKNEKEFFARLSHLMDLAKESLEIKRKGLEDLIEKGLYPYSKFYLSSIKKVRGSYWANHFATIGIVGMNEALLNFVKIKKDITTKEGKAFAIKVMDFMRDKLLQYQEETSNIYNLESTPAESTSYRLAEKDKLAYPDIITSGEKVPYYTNSTQLPVNFSNDIFTSLKLQDDLQTKYTGGTVFHIWLGERLPDGKTCKKLVKRIFENFKLPYITFTPTFSICPKHGYLSGEHEFCPICDEEIGYKK comes from the coding sequence ATGCCCAAAACAGCCAAAACCAAAATCGCCAACATTAAAAAAAGAGACGGACAACTCGTTGCTTTCGATCAAAGTAAAATTACCAATGCAATTTATCGTGCCGTGACCGCTGTCGAGGGCGAAGACGGAAAATTATCAAAAAAATTATCTAAACAAGTGGTAGAAATTCTAAATAGGCGCTTTAAGAAGACCATCCCCAGCGTCGAAGACATCCAAGATATTGTCGAAGAAGTTTTAATCTTATCTGATTTAGTCGAAATAGCTCGCGCTTATATTCTCTATCGTGAACAGCGCAGAAAAATTCGCGAAAGCAATCTAGCCACGCAAGAGACCGTCTCTTCAGTCGATCAATATTTAGAAGAATTAGATTGGGAGGTTCACGAAAATGCCAACATGGCTTATTCGCTACAGGGACTAAATCATTATGTAACGACTTCGGTCATCAAACAATATTGGTTGAATAAATTTTATCCAAAAGAAATTCGCGAAGCGGCTAAGGGTGGCGATTTTCACATCCACAACCTGGATTGTCTCGGACCGTATTGTATGGGTTGGGATTTATATGATTTTTTGGTTCGTGGTTTTGGCGGAGTTGTCGGCAAAATTGAAACTAAGCCGGCTAAACATTTAAGAACAGCCTTAGGACATTTAGTAAATTTATTTTATACACTACAAGGAGAATCAGCTGGTGCGCAAGCTGTTTCTTCATTTGATACTTTACTCGCGCCGTTCATTCGTTTTGATAATTTGGATTATAAGGGTATTAAACAGGCCGTGCAAGAGTTTCTGTTTAATTGTTCAGTGCCGACTCGAGTAGGTTTTCAGACTCCGTTTACTAATATCAGTTTAGACATTAAATCGCCATCAAATCTGGCTAATACGCCAGTAATTATTGGCGGAAAACCACAGAAAGAGACCTATGGTGAATTTCAGGAAGAAATGAATATGTTAAATAAGGCGCTTTTTGAATGTATGACCGAAGGGGATGCCAAGAAAAGGGTTTTTACTTTTCCCATCCCGACCATTAGTATTGGTAAGGACTTTAATTGGGAAGATCCGGCGCTCGATACGATGTGGGAGGCGACAGCCAAATATGGCATTAATTATTTCAGCAACTTTATTCAGTCAGATATGAAGCCAGAAGATGTGCGTAGTATGTGTTGCCGATTAAGACTTGATAAGCGAGAGTTATATAAAAGAGGCGGTGGTTTATTCGGCGCCAATCCTTTAACCGGCAGCATGGGGGTGGTAACATTAAATTTGCCGCGTATCGGGTATTTATCTAAAAATGAAAAAGAATTTTTTGCTCGTTTAAGTCATTTAATGGATTTAGCTAAAGAAAGTTTGGAAATAAAAAGAAAAGGATTGGAAGATTTAATAGAAAAAGGTTTATATCCTTATTCAAAGTTTTATTTATCCAGCATTAAAAAGGTCCGCGGTAGTTATTGGGCTAATCATTTTGCTACCATTGGTATTGTTGGGATGAATGAGGCCTTGCTAAATTTTGTTAAAATCAAAAAAGATATCACCACCAAAGAAGGCAAGGCGTTTGCCATTAAAGTGATGGATTTCATGAGAGATAAATTACTTCAGTATCAAGAAGAAACCAGCAATATCTATAATCTGGAAAGCACGCCGGCAGAAAGCACTTCGTATCGTTTGGCTGAAAAAGATAAATTAGCCTATCCGGATATTATTACTTCGGGCGAGAAAGTTCCTTATTATACCAACTCAACTCAATTGCCGGTTAATTTCAGCAATGATATTTTTACTTCACTGAAACTACAAGATGATTTGCAAACAAAATATACGGGTGGAACTGTCTTCCATATCTGGTTAGGAGAACGATTGCCGGACGGAAAAACTTGTAAAAAATTGGTTAAGAGAATTTTCGAAAATTTTAAACTACCTTATATTACCTTTACCCCCACCTTTAGTATTTGTCCTAAGCACGGTTATTTAAGCGGTGAGCATGAATTTTGTCCGATTTGTGACGAAGAAATTGGCTATAAAAAGTAA
- a CDS encoding sugar phosphate nucleotidyltransferase: MKGIILAGGNGTRMLPCTRITNKHCLPVYDKPMIYHPLETLTKAGIKEVMIVTGGNNPGDFLKLLENGKEFGLKEIRYAYQEGAGGIAEALGLAENFAKGDGVVVILGDNIFEDDIAPYVKKFINQVRGGKVFLKEVSDPERFGVADIKGDKITDIEEKPKNPKSNYAVTGLYMYDSQVWDLIKKLKPSGRGELEITDVNNFYIRNNSLTYEIVKGFWSDAGTFDSLLRAANFLAGKNKN, encoded by the coding sequence ATGAAGGGAATTATTTTGGCCGGAGGCAATGGCACCAGGATGTTGCCATGTACCCGAATTACCAATAAACATTGTTTGCCGGTTTATGATAAACCGATGATCTATCATCCGCTTGAAACCTTGACCAAGGCCGGCATTAAAGAAGTAATGATTGTCACGGGTGGTAATAATCCCGGCGATTTTTTAAAGCTTTTAGAAAACGGTAAGGAGTTTGGTTTAAAAGAAATCCGTTATGCATATCAAGAGGGCGCTGGCGGGATTGCCGAAGCCTTAGGCCTAGCTGAAAATTTTGCTAAGGGAGACGGAGTGGTGGTTATTTTGGGCGATAATATATTCGAAGACGATATAGCGCCGTATGTTAAAAAATTTATAAATCAAGTCAGGGGTGGCAAGGTTTTTTTAAAAGAAGTAAGCGACCCAGAAAGATTTGGTGTAGCTGATATAAAAGGCGACAAGATTACTGATATCGAAGAAAAACCCAAAAATCCAAAATCAAATTACGCGGTTACTGGTTTATACATGTATGACAGCCAAGTTTGGGATTTAATTAAAAAATTAAAACCCTCCGGAAGGGGAGAGTTAGAGATAACCGACGTTAATAATTTTTATATCAGAAACAATTCTTTGACTTATGAGATTGTAAAAGGATTTTGGTCAGATGCTGGAACGTTTGATTCATTATTGCGAGCTGCTAATTTTTTGGCCGGTAAAAACAAAAATTAA
- a CDS encoding glycosyltransferase family 1 protein, whose amino-acid sequence MLIGIDASRANRAHKTGVEWYSFYLIQELKKIPVKAGDTFVLYGSGELKGELSNLPGHWYAKILKWPLKYFWTQIRLSWEMMFNPPDVLFVPSHALPIFCRAKTVITLHDLGFERFPKAYSFCQKNYLKFVYKWAVKRANKIIVPSEFTRQELINLYKAEENKIEKIYLAYQPETFRLISDQEKAESVLIKYKIKKPYLLYIGRLEKKKNTLGLLKAWQEISRADNNLNLVLVGPEGYGFEEVRELLNKLKNKIIYLPYIGQDETPYLYSGAVCFVFPSFYEGFGLPILEAMACGCPVVASKVASIHEVGGEALEYFNPQEIDDMVGTIRKIVYNSEIREQMIARGLARVNNFSWAKCAQETLSVLKNL is encoded by the coding sequence ATGCTCATCGGCATTGATGCTTCAAGGGCTAATCGCGCCCACAAAACTGGAGTAGAATGGTATTCTTTTTACCTGATTCAGGAACTAAAGAAAATCCCCGTTAAAGCAGGGGATACTTTTGTCTTATATGGGTCAGGCGAACTAAAAGGAGAGTTAAGTAATTTACCGGGACACTGGTATGCTAAAATATTAAAATGGCCCTTAAAATATTTTTGGACGCAAATCAGATTGTCGTGGGAAATGATGTTTAATCCGCCAGACGTGCTATTTGTGCCTTCACATGCTTTGCCTATTTTTTGCCGAGCTAAGACCGTTATCACCTTGCATGATTTGGGATTTGAAAGATTTCCTAAGGCTTATAGTTTTTGCCAGAAAAATTATCTAAAATTTGTTTATAAGTGGGCTGTTAAGCGAGCCAATAAAATAATCGTGCCTTCAGAATTTACCCGCCAAGAGCTGATTAATCTTTATAAAGCAGAAGAAAATAAAATAGAAAAAATTTATTTGGCCTATCAGCCCGAGACCTTTCGATTAATAAGCGACCAAGAAAAAGCAGAATCCGTATTGATAAAATATAAGATTAAAAAACCATATCTTTTATACATCGGCCGCTTAGAAAAAAAGAAAAATACACTTGGCCTATTAAAAGCCTGGCAAGAGATTTCCCGAGCTGACAATAATTTAAATTTGGTTTTAGTCGGGCCCGAAGGTTATGGCTTTGAAGAAGTAAGGGAGTTGTTAAATAAATTGAAAAATAAAATTATTTATTTGCCATATATTGGTCAAGACGAAACGCCTTATTTATATTCTGGAGCTGTTTGTTTTGTGTTTCCAAGTTTTTATGAAGGATTTGGTTTGCCGATTTTAGAAGCCATGGCCTGTGGTTGTCCGGTAGTTGCTTCTAAGGTCGCCTCCATTCACGAAGTTGGCGGCGAAGCATTAGAATATTTTAATCCGCAAGAAATCGACGATATGGTAGGGACGATTAGGAAGATAGTTTATAATTCAGAGATTCGAGAACAAATGATTGCCAGGGGGCTAGCGCGGGTTAATAATTTTTCTTGGGCTAAATGTGCCCAAGAAACCCTTAGCGTTTTAAAAAATTTGTAA
- a CDS encoding YCF48-related protein: protein MKNKIIFLGLISSLLLMGAGCSKVQVVSNDGGVYKSFDNGTRWEQKVAVLSVGQPKSIATINVAKLVFDPSDANLLYAVSSDGRLFTTLDAAESWQELTKVPKGIINSIAFNLQTGETVYLAIGNKIYKSDCSCRSWQNVYLEALPNIQVMALAVDGGDVNKVLAGLSDGRIIKSSDGGNNWSTFYDFKNKIAQIMFSPNSTGVIYVNTNGGGLWRSTDAGNSWQNLDQNLKSFRGGRDVSLMVADATRPDSLVISSTYGLLRSNDGGQSWTDYKLLSQPGKATISAFGFNPKNPNEIYYTTNNTLYRSSDGGAKWQTKPLPSKRTPTVLLVDPNNPHVLYLGLARIEK from the coding sequence ATGAAAAACAAAATTATTTTTCTCGGATTAATTTCGTCTTTGCTTTTAATGGGAGCTGGTTGTAGTAAGGTGCAAGTTGTTTCTAATGATGGCGGTGTTTATAAATCTTTTGACAACGGCACCAGATGGGAACAGAAGGTCGCAGTTCTAAGTGTGGGTCAGCCCAAGAGCATTGCCACCATCAATGTGGCTAAATTAGTTTTTGATCCATCAGATGCCAATTTGCTTTATGCCGTATCTAGCGACGGTAGATTATTTACAACTCTTGATGCGGCTGAATCTTGGCAGGAGCTAACCAAAGTCCCAAAGGGAATTATAAATAGTATTGCTTTTAACCTACAAACTGGCGAAACAGTTTATTTGGCTATTGGCAATAAGATATATAAAAGTGACTGTTCTTGCCGTTCTTGGCAAAACGTTTATTTAGAAGCATTGCCGAATATTCAGGTAATGGCCTTGGCGGTTGATGGCGGTGATGTAAATAAAGTTTTAGCTGGCCTTTCTGATGGCCGAATCATTAAAAGTAGCGATGGAGGTAACAATTGGTCAACCTTTTATGACTTTAAAAACAAAATTGCCCAGATTATGTTTAGCCCCAATAGTACAGGGGTTATTTATGTGAACACAAATGGCGGTGGCTTATGGCGATCGACCGATGCCGGAAATAGCTGGCAAAATCTAGACCAAAATCTTAAGAGTTTTAGAGGCGGTCGAGACGTTAGTTTAATGGTTGCGGACGCGACTAGGCCGGATTCATTGGTTATTTCAAGTACTTATGGTCTTTTGCGCTCAAATGATGGCGGCCAGAGCTGGACCGATTATAAATTATTGTCTCAACCGGGCAAGGCCACTATTTCGGCCTTTGGTTTCAACCCCAAGAACCCCAATGAAATCTATTATACCACTAACAACACCCTATATCGGTCTTCAGACGGAGGAGCAAAGTGGCAAACCAAGCCCTTACCCAGCAAAAGGACTCCGACCGTACTTCTGGTTGACCCGAACAATCCACATGTCCTTTATTTAGGACTTGCCAGAATTGAAAAATAG